One Hemibagrus wyckioides isolate EC202008001 linkage group LG07, SWU_Hwy_1.0, whole genome shotgun sequence DNA segment encodes these proteins:
- the LOC131355954 gene encoding calpain-5-like isoform X2, protein MPERVCLFHGQNYHKLKRACLRHGALFKDPHFPASTQSLFYKRTPPPGLTWKRPREMCKDPRLFVDGISTRDLHQGSLGNCWMVAATSCLATEPSLWKKVIPDHKEQEWNPKHPYLYAGIFHFRFWRLGQWTDVVVDDRLPVSEDGTLLFCRSATPREFWSALLEKAYAKLNGCYEALEGGNTAEALVDFTGGVSEPLNLNIETLSQHGDQRRALFQTLAKAHSCKALITCSIRPAEGEQVESVLECGLVKGHAYGVTALKKIRVGENLLDVCGTSRLYMVRMRNPWGTADWTGAWSQGSQQWQKVGRCEREKMGLLVRDVGEFWMEFEDFCHYFTDMVVCRLVERCLLWHWGHWKETHCTGEWTHAPLDSTKPTASRSSNTQKVFSSSQWSLPDNTTRGDRKEERLGERRLHERRDHTVKEKIAKGEQKAGLTQRPERTTKDKEDEFQKKEEGVVDDRWDREMDRRSRCGGCINHRETFLHNPQFMFELEGEGDEVLICLQQEDRRMKRREGGGENLPIGFEVLRVEVNRVSRVQCFTEQAASSVYMDSRSITLRVTLDPGRYALLPTTFHPGVTGRFLLRLFSHTHVKLRELKEDLPAFSLWQCCVPHPCAVVTVHLHRASTLSKPKQPAPDVYAVIRCEGDTIRTRVFKKDGNPEFNTKAIFYRRKPKQKICIEIWGRGLLFDSFMGRAHLQTGASERGRTRVIELQGGQSRGCIYVETSTSQCLTDL, encoded by the exons ATGCCAGAGAGAGTTTGTCTGTTTCATGGTCAGAACTATCACAAGCTGAAGCGAGCATGTTTGAGGCATGGAGCACTTTTTAAAGACCCACACTTCCCTGCCTCTACTCAGTCATTGTTCTATAAGAGAACCCCACCTCCAGGACTCACGTGGAAAAGACCACGG GAAATGTGTAAAGACCCACGACTTTTTGTGGATGGAATTAGTACCAGAGATCTGCACCAGGGCAGTCTGGGTAACTGCTGGATGGTGGCAGCTACTTCCTGTCTTGCAACAGAGCCTTCACTTTGGAAgaag GTCATCCCAGATCACAAGGAGCAGGAGTGGAACCCCAAGCATCCATACCTGTATGCAGGAATTTTTCACTTCCGCTTCTGGCGTTTGGGTCAGTGGACGGATGTCGTGGTGGATGACCGCTTACCCGTCAGTGAGGATGGAACTCTGCTCTTCTGTCGCTCAGCCACACCACGGGAGTTTTGGAGCGCCCTGCTGGAGAAAGCTTATGCCAA GCTCAATGGGTGTTATGAAGCTTTAGAGGGAGGAAACACTGCAGAAGCTCTGGTGGATTTCACTGGAGGAGTATCTGAACCACTTAATTTGAACATAGAGACGCTGAGCCAACATGGTGACCAAAGGAGGGCGCTGTTTCAGACACTAGCCAAAGCACACAGCTGTAAAGCTCTCATCACATGCTCCATacgg CCTGCAGAAGGAGAGCAGGTTGAATCTGTGCTGGAATGTGGTTTAGTTAAAGGCCATGCATATGGTGTAACTGCACTTAAAAAGATCCGTGTTGGGGAGAATCTGCTAGATGTTTGCGGAACATCCCGGCTGTACATGGTACGCATGAGGAACCCATGGGGCACAGCGGACTGGACTGGAGCATGGAGCCAGGG CTCACAGCAATGGCAGAAGGTGGGTCGCtgcgagagagagaagatggggCTGCTTGTCAGAGATGTGGGTGAATTTTG GATGGAATTTGAGGACTTCTGCCACTACTTCACAGATATGGTGGTGTGCAGGCTGGTGGAACGATGCCTGCTCTGGCATTGGGGTCATTGGAAAGAGACACATTGTACTGGAGAGTGGACTCATGCTCCTCTAGACTCAACAAAACCAACTGCTTCTCGATCCTCCAACACTCAGAAGGTCTTCTCAAGTTCCCAATGGTCTCTTCCAGATAATACCACAAGAGGAGataggaaggaagaaagactGGGTGAAAGGAGGCTGCATGAAAGGAGGGATCACACAGTGAAAGAGAAGATAGCTAAAGGTGAACAGAAAGCTGGGCTAACACAAAGACCAGAGAGGACTACAAAAGACAAAGAAGACGAGTTTCAGAAAAAAGAGGAAGGAGTGGTGGATGACCGTTGGGACAGAGAAATGGACAGGAGAAGTAGGTGTGGAGGATGTATTAACCACAGAGAGACATTTCTTCATAATCCTCAG TTCATGTTTGAGTTGGAAGGAGAGGGGGATGAGGTGCTCATATGCCTGCAGCAAGAGGACAGAAGGATGAAACGGAGGGAAGGAGGAGGTGAAAATCTTCCAATCGGCTTTGAGGTGCTGAGG GTCGAGGTGAACCGTGTGAGCAGGGTACAGTGTTTTACTGAGCAGGCAGCCAGTTCAGTCTACATGGACTCACGTAGCATTACCCTGCGTGTAACCCTTGACCCTGGACGCTATGCCCTCCTACCCACCACCTTCCATCCTGGGGTTACTGGCCGCTTTCTTCTCCGACTCTTCTCACACACGCATGTCAAACTCAG GGAGCTGAAGGAGGATTTGCCTGCTTTCTCTCTGTGGCAGTGTTGTGTGCCTCATCCATGTGCTGTTGTTACAGTGCACCTTCACAGAGCCTCCACACTCAGCAAACCCAAACAACCAG CTCCAGATGTATATGCTGTCATTAGGTGTGAGGGGGACACTATACGGACACGCGTCTTTAAAAAAGATGGAAATCCTGAATTTAACACTAAAGCCATTTTCTACAGGAGGAAACCTAAGCAGAAAATCTGTATAGAG ATTTGGGGAAGAGGTTTGCTATTCGACTCCTTCATGGGAAGGGCTCATCTTCAAACAGGGGCCAGTGAACGAGGACGGACCAGAGTGATTGAACTGCAAGGTGGTCAGTCTCGTGGCTGCATCTATGTAGAGACTTCCACCAGTCAGTGCCTGACAGACTTATGA
- the LOC131355954 gene encoding calpain-5-like isoform X1, whose amino-acid sequence MRGLMPERVCLFHGQNYHKLKRACLRHGALFKDPHFPASTQSLFYKRTPPPGLTWKRPREMCKDPRLFVDGISTRDLHQGSLGNCWMVAATSCLATEPSLWKKVIPDHKEQEWNPKHPYLYAGIFHFRFWRLGQWTDVVVDDRLPVSEDGTLLFCRSATPREFWSALLEKAYAKLNGCYEALEGGNTAEALVDFTGGVSEPLNLNIETLSQHGDQRRALFQTLAKAHSCKALITCSIRPAEGEQVESVLECGLVKGHAYGVTALKKIRVGENLLDVCGTSRLYMVRMRNPWGTADWTGAWSQGSQQWQKVGRCEREKMGLLVRDVGEFWMEFEDFCHYFTDMVVCRLVERCLLWHWGHWKETHCTGEWTHAPLDSTKPTASRSSNTQKVFSSSQWSLPDNTTRGDRKEERLGERRLHERRDHTVKEKIAKGEQKAGLTQRPERTTKDKEDEFQKKEEGVVDDRWDREMDRRSRCGGCINHRETFLHNPQFMFELEGEGDEVLICLQQEDRRMKRREGGGENLPIGFEVLRVEVNRVSRVQCFTEQAASSVYMDSRSITLRVTLDPGRYALLPTTFHPGVTGRFLLRLFSHTHVKLRELKEDLPAFSLWQCCVPHPCAVVTVHLHRASTLSKPKQPAPDVYAVIRCEGDTIRTRVFKKDGNPEFNTKAIFYRRKPKQKICIEIWGRGLLFDSFMGRAHLQTGASERGRTRVIELQGGQSRGCIYVETSTSQCLTDL is encoded by the exons ATGAGAGGACT GATGCCAGAGAGAGTTTGTCTGTTTCATGGTCAGAACTATCACAAGCTGAAGCGAGCATGTTTGAGGCATGGAGCACTTTTTAAAGACCCACACTTCCCTGCCTCTACTCAGTCATTGTTCTATAAGAGAACCCCACCTCCAGGACTCACGTGGAAAAGACCACGG GAAATGTGTAAAGACCCACGACTTTTTGTGGATGGAATTAGTACCAGAGATCTGCACCAGGGCAGTCTGGGTAACTGCTGGATGGTGGCAGCTACTTCCTGTCTTGCAACAGAGCCTTCACTTTGGAAgaag GTCATCCCAGATCACAAGGAGCAGGAGTGGAACCCCAAGCATCCATACCTGTATGCAGGAATTTTTCACTTCCGCTTCTGGCGTTTGGGTCAGTGGACGGATGTCGTGGTGGATGACCGCTTACCCGTCAGTGAGGATGGAACTCTGCTCTTCTGTCGCTCAGCCACACCACGGGAGTTTTGGAGCGCCCTGCTGGAGAAAGCTTATGCCAA GCTCAATGGGTGTTATGAAGCTTTAGAGGGAGGAAACACTGCAGAAGCTCTGGTGGATTTCACTGGAGGAGTATCTGAACCACTTAATTTGAACATAGAGACGCTGAGCCAACATGGTGACCAAAGGAGGGCGCTGTTTCAGACACTAGCCAAAGCACACAGCTGTAAAGCTCTCATCACATGCTCCATacgg CCTGCAGAAGGAGAGCAGGTTGAATCTGTGCTGGAATGTGGTTTAGTTAAAGGCCATGCATATGGTGTAACTGCACTTAAAAAGATCCGTGTTGGGGAGAATCTGCTAGATGTTTGCGGAACATCCCGGCTGTACATGGTACGCATGAGGAACCCATGGGGCACAGCGGACTGGACTGGAGCATGGAGCCAGGG CTCACAGCAATGGCAGAAGGTGGGTCGCtgcgagagagagaagatggggCTGCTTGTCAGAGATGTGGGTGAATTTTG GATGGAATTTGAGGACTTCTGCCACTACTTCACAGATATGGTGGTGTGCAGGCTGGTGGAACGATGCCTGCTCTGGCATTGGGGTCATTGGAAAGAGACACATTGTACTGGAGAGTGGACTCATGCTCCTCTAGACTCAACAAAACCAACTGCTTCTCGATCCTCCAACACTCAGAAGGTCTTCTCAAGTTCCCAATGGTCTCTTCCAGATAATACCACAAGAGGAGataggaaggaagaaagactGGGTGAAAGGAGGCTGCATGAAAGGAGGGATCACACAGTGAAAGAGAAGATAGCTAAAGGTGAACAGAAAGCTGGGCTAACACAAAGACCAGAGAGGACTACAAAAGACAAAGAAGACGAGTTTCAGAAAAAAGAGGAAGGAGTGGTGGATGACCGTTGGGACAGAGAAATGGACAGGAGAAGTAGGTGTGGAGGATGTATTAACCACAGAGAGACATTTCTTCATAATCCTCAG TTCATGTTTGAGTTGGAAGGAGAGGGGGATGAGGTGCTCATATGCCTGCAGCAAGAGGACAGAAGGATGAAACGGAGGGAAGGAGGAGGTGAAAATCTTCCAATCGGCTTTGAGGTGCTGAGG GTCGAGGTGAACCGTGTGAGCAGGGTACAGTGTTTTACTGAGCAGGCAGCCAGTTCAGTCTACATGGACTCACGTAGCATTACCCTGCGTGTAACCCTTGACCCTGGACGCTATGCCCTCCTACCCACCACCTTCCATCCTGGGGTTACTGGCCGCTTTCTTCTCCGACTCTTCTCACACACGCATGTCAAACTCAG GGAGCTGAAGGAGGATTTGCCTGCTTTCTCTCTGTGGCAGTGTTGTGTGCCTCATCCATGTGCTGTTGTTACAGTGCACCTTCACAGAGCCTCCACACTCAGCAAACCCAAACAACCAG CTCCAGATGTATATGCTGTCATTAGGTGTGAGGGGGACACTATACGGACACGCGTCTTTAAAAAAGATGGAAATCCTGAATTTAACACTAAAGCCATTTTCTACAGGAGGAAACCTAAGCAGAAAATCTGTATAGAG ATTTGGGGAAGAGGTTTGCTATTCGACTCCTTCATGGGAAGGGCTCATCTTCAAACAGGGGCCAGTGAACGAGGACGGACCAGAGTGATTGAACTGCAAGGTGGTCAGTCTCGTGGCTGCATCTATGTAGAGACTTCCACCAGTCAGTGCCTGACAGACTTATGA
- the LOC131355954 gene encoding calpain-5-like isoform X3: MRPIVATLSKEMCKDPRLFVDGISTRDLHQGSLGNCWMVAATSCLATEPSLWKKVIPDHKEQEWNPKHPYLYAGIFHFRFWRLGQWTDVVVDDRLPVSEDGTLLFCRSATPREFWSALLEKAYAKLNGCYEALEGGNTAEALVDFTGGVSEPLNLNIETLSQHGDQRRALFQTLAKAHSCKALITCSIRPAEGEQVESVLECGLVKGHAYGVTALKKIRVGENLLDVCGTSRLYMVRMRNPWGTADWTGAWSQGSQQWQKVGRCEREKMGLLVRDVGEFWMEFEDFCHYFTDMVVCRLVERCLLWHWGHWKETHCTGEWTHAPLDSTKPTASRSSNTQKVFSSSQWSLPDNTTRGDRKEERLGERRLHERRDHTVKEKIAKGEQKAGLTQRPERTTKDKEDEFQKKEEGVVDDRWDREMDRRSRCGGCINHRETFLHNPQFMFELEGEGDEVLICLQQEDRRMKRREGGGENLPIGFEVLRVEVNRVSRVQCFTEQAASSVYMDSRSITLRVTLDPGRYALLPTTFHPGVTGRFLLRLFSHTHVKLRELKEDLPAFSLWQCCVPHPCAVVTVHLHRASTLSKPKQPAPDVYAVIRCEGDTIRTRVFKKDGNPEFNTKAIFYRRKPKQKICIEIWGRGLLFDSFMGRAHLQTGASERGRTRVIELQGGQSRGCIYVETSTSQCLTDL; this comes from the exons aTGAGACCCATCGTCGCCACCTTGTCAAAA GAAATGTGTAAAGACCCACGACTTTTTGTGGATGGAATTAGTACCAGAGATCTGCACCAGGGCAGTCTGGGTAACTGCTGGATGGTGGCAGCTACTTCCTGTCTTGCAACAGAGCCTTCACTTTGGAAgaag GTCATCCCAGATCACAAGGAGCAGGAGTGGAACCCCAAGCATCCATACCTGTATGCAGGAATTTTTCACTTCCGCTTCTGGCGTTTGGGTCAGTGGACGGATGTCGTGGTGGATGACCGCTTACCCGTCAGTGAGGATGGAACTCTGCTCTTCTGTCGCTCAGCCACACCACGGGAGTTTTGGAGCGCCCTGCTGGAGAAAGCTTATGCCAA GCTCAATGGGTGTTATGAAGCTTTAGAGGGAGGAAACACTGCAGAAGCTCTGGTGGATTTCACTGGAGGAGTATCTGAACCACTTAATTTGAACATAGAGACGCTGAGCCAACATGGTGACCAAAGGAGGGCGCTGTTTCAGACACTAGCCAAAGCACACAGCTGTAAAGCTCTCATCACATGCTCCATacgg CCTGCAGAAGGAGAGCAGGTTGAATCTGTGCTGGAATGTGGTTTAGTTAAAGGCCATGCATATGGTGTAACTGCACTTAAAAAGATCCGTGTTGGGGAGAATCTGCTAGATGTTTGCGGAACATCCCGGCTGTACATGGTACGCATGAGGAACCCATGGGGCACAGCGGACTGGACTGGAGCATGGAGCCAGGG CTCACAGCAATGGCAGAAGGTGGGTCGCtgcgagagagagaagatggggCTGCTTGTCAGAGATGTGGGTGAATTTTG GATGGAATTTGAGGACTTCTGCCACTACTTCACAGATATGGTGGTGTGCAGGCTGGTGGAACGATGCCTGCTCTGGCATTGGGGTCATTGGAAAGAGACACATTGTACTGGAGAGTGGACTCATGCTCCTCTAGACTCAACAAAACCAACTGCTTCTCGATCCTCCAACACTCAGAAGGTCTTCTCAAGTTCCCAATGGTCTCTTCCAGATAATACCACAAGAGGAGataggaaggaagaaagactGGGTGAAAGGAGGCTGCATGAAAGGAGGGATCACACAGTGAAAGAGAAGATAGCTAAAGGTGAACAGAAAGCTGGGCTAACACAAAGACCAGAGAGGACTACAAAAGACAAAGAAGACGAGTTTCAGAAAAAAGAGGAAGGAGTGGTGGATGACCGTTGGGACAGAGAAATGGACAGGAGAAGTAGGTGTGGAGGATGTATTAACCACAGAGAGACATTTCTTCATAATCCTCAG TTCATGTTTGAGTTGGAAGGAGAGGGGGATGAGGTGCTCATATGCCTGCAGCAAGAGGACAGAAGGATGAAACGGAGGGAAGGAGGAGGTGAAAATCTTCCAATCGGCTTTGAGGTGCTGAGG GTCGAGGTGAACCGTGTGAGCAGGGTACAGTGTTTTACTGAGCAGGCAGCCAGTTCAGTCTACATGGACTCACGTAGCATTACCCTGCGTGTAACCCTTGACCCTGGACGCTATGCCCTCCTACCCACCACCTTCCATCCTGGGGTTACTGGCCGCTTTCTTCTCCGACTCTTCTCACACACGCATGTCAAACTCAG GGAGCTGAAGGAGGATTTGCCTGCTTTCTCTCTGTGGCAGTGTTGTGTGCCTCATCCATGTGCTGTTGTTACAGTGCACCTTCACAGAGCCTCCACACTCAGCAAACCCAAACAACCAG CTCCAGATGTATATGCTGTCATTAGGTGTGAGGGGGACACTATACGGACACGCGTCTTTAAAAAAGATGGAAATCCTGAATTTAACACTAAAGCCATTTTCTACAGGAGGAAACCTAAGCAGAAAATCTGTATAGAG ATTTGGGGAAGAGGTTTGCTATTCGACTCCTTCATGGGAAGGGCTCATCTTCAAACAGGGGCCAGTGAACGAGGACGGACCAGAGTGATTGAACTGCAAGGTGGTCAGTCTCGTGGCTGCATCTATGTAGAGACTTCCACCAGTCAGTGCCTGACAGACTTATGA
- the LOC131355955 gene encoding transmembrane protein 272-like: MGERIQNIMASVSSGKFMNMTMNITCLVISKLLLVAFPIAQISIGAKYLKECPQQNYIPVYLLVCGVFSMALFLLTCLPCGQSDNPALKCLYTIWNSLVTGFTFCWFIAGSVWIYSIYPPNYNSTVVGEPYCNKTLYLFAFWTTTLGYILLAIVFVGSCCFLICYCACNSKFQSEEEPQA, from the exons ATGG GTGAAAGAATACAAAACATCATGGCATCAGTAAGTTCGGGGAAATTCATGAATATGACTATGAACATTACCTGTTTAG tGATCTCAAAATTACTGCTGGTGGCTTTCCCCATTGCTCAGATCTCCATAG GTGCAAAGTATCTAAAGGAGTGTCCCCAGCAGAACTACATCCCTGTGTATTTactggtgtgtggagtgttcagCATGGCCCTCTTTCTGCTTACCTGCCTACCCTGTGGTCAGAGTGATAATCCAGCACTGAAGTGTCTCTATACCATCTGGAACAGCCTTGTGACTGGATTCACATTTTGCTGGTTTATTGCTG GCAGTGTGTGGATCTACTCCATCTACCCCCCCAACTACAACTCGACTGTGGTTGGTGAGCCCTACTGCAATAAGACGCTCTACCTGTTTGCCTTTTGGACCACCACGTTAGGTTACATCCTTTTAGCAATAGTGTTTGTTGGCTCTTGCTGTTTTCTCATATGCTATTGTGCATGCAATTCAAAATTCCAGTCTGAAGAAGAACCCCAAGCCTGA
- the LOC131355954 gene encoding calpain-5-like isoform X4, which yields MCKDPRLFVDGISTRDLHQGSLGNCWMVAATSCLATEPSLWKKVIPDHKEQEWNPKHPYLYAGIFHFRFWRLGQWTDVVVDDRLPVSEDGTLLFCRSATPREFWSALLEKAYAKLNGCYEALEGGNTAEALVDFTGGVSEPLNLNIETLSQHGDQRRALFQTLAKAHSCKALITCSIRPAEGEQVESVLECGLVKGHAYGVTALKKIRVGENLLDVCGTSRLYMVRMRNPWGTADWTGAWSQGSQQWQKVGRCEREKMGLLVRDVGEFWMEFEDFCHYFTDMVVCRLVERCLLWHWGHWKETHCTGEWTHAPLDSTKPTASRSSNTQKVFSSSQWSLPDNTTRGDRKEERLGERRLHERRDHTVKEKIAKGEQKAGLTQRPERTTKDKEDEFQKKEEGVVDDRWDREMDRRSRCGGCINHRETFLHNPQFMFELEGEGDEVLICLQQEDRRMKRREGGGENLPIGFEVLRVEVNRVSRVQCFTEQAASSVYMDSRSITLRVTLDPGRYALLPTTFHPGVTGRFLLRLFSHTHVKLRELKEDLPAFSLWQCCVPHPCAVVTVHLHRASTLSKPKQPAPDVYAVIRCEGDTIRTRVFKKDGNPEFNTKAIFYRRKPKQKICIEIWGRGLLFDSFMGRAHLQTGASERGRTRVIELQGGQSRGCIYVETSTSQCLTDL from the exons ATGTGTAAAGACCCACGACTTTTTGTGGATGGAATTAGTACCAGAGATCTGCACCAGGGCAGTCTGGGTAACTGCTGGATGGTGGCAGCTACTTCCTGTCTTGCAACAGAGCCTTCACTTTGGAAgaag GTCATCCCAGATCACAAGGAGCAGGAGTGGAACCCCAAGCATCCATACCTGTATGCAGGAATTTTTCACTTCCGCTTCTGGCGTTTGGGTCAGTGGACGGATGTCGTGGTGGATGACCGCTTACCCGTCAGTGAGGATGGAACTCTGCTCTTCTGTCGCTCAGCCACACCACGGGAGTTTTGGAGCGCCCTGCTGGAGAAAGCTTATGCCAA GCTCAATGGGTGTTATGAAGCTTTAGAGGGAGGAAACACTGCAGAAGCTCTGGTGGATTTCACTGGAGGAGTATCTGAACCACTTAATTTGAACATAGAGACGCTGAGCCAACATGGTGACCAAAGGAGGGCGCTGTTTCAGACACTAGCCAAAGCACACAGCTGTAAAGCTCTCATCACATGCTCCATacgg CCTGCAGAAGGAGAGCAGGTTGAATCTGTGCTGGAATGTGGTTTAGTTAAAGGCCATGCATATGGTGTAACTGCACTTAAAAAGATCCGTGTTGGGGAGAATCTGCTAGATGTTTGCGGAACATCCCGGCTGTACATGGTACGCATGAGGAACCCATGGGGCACAGCGGACTGGACTGGAGCATGGAGCCAGGG CTCACAGCAATGGCAGAAGGTGGGTCGCtgcgagagagagaagatggggCTGCTTGTCAGAGATGTGGGTGAATTTTG GATGGAATTTGAGGACTTCTGCCACTACTTCACAGATATGGTGGTGTGCAGGCTGGTGGAACGATGCCTGCTCTGGCATTGGGGTCATTGGAAAGAGACACATTGTACTGGAGAGTGGACTCATGCTCCTCTAGACTCAACAAAACCAACTGCTTCTCGATCCTCCAACACTCAGAAGGTCTTCTCAAGTTCCCAATGGTCTCTTCCAGATAATACCACAAGAGGAGataggaaggaagaaagactGGGTGAAAGGAGGCTGCATGAAAGGAGGGATCACACAGTGAAAGAGAAGATAGCTAAAGGTGAACAGAAAGCTGGGCTAACACAAAGACCAGAGAGGACTACAAAAGACAAAGAAGACGAGTTTCAGAAAAAAGAGGAAGGAGTGGTGGATGACCGTTGGGACAGAGAAATGGACAGGAGAAGTAGGTGTGGAGGATGTATTAACCACAGAGAGACATTTCTTCATAATCCTCAG TTCATGTTTGAGTTGGAAGGAGAGGGGGATGAGGTGCTCATATGCCTGCAGCAAGAGGACAGAAGGATGAAACGGAGGGAAGGAGGAGGTGAAAATCTTCCAATCGGCTTTGAGGTGCTGAGG GTCGAGGTGAACCGTGTGAGCAGGGTACAGTGTTTTACTGAGCAGGCAGCCAGTTCAGTCTACATGGACTCACGTAGCATTACCCTGCGTGTAACCCTTGACCCTGGACGCTATGCCCTCCTACCCACCACCTTCCATCCTGGGGTTACTGGCCGCTTTCTTCTCCGACTCTTCTCACACACGCATGTCAAACTCAG GGAGCTGAAGGAGGATTTGCCTGCTTTCTCTCTGTGGCAGTGTTGTGTGCCTCATCCATGTGCTGTTGTTACAGTGCACCTTCACAGAGCCTCCACACTCAGCAAACCCAAACAACCAG CTCCAGATGTATATGCTGTCATTAGGTGTGAGGGGGACACTATACGGACACGCGTCTTTAAAAAAGATGGAAATCCTGAATTTAACACTAAAGCCATTTTCTACAGGAGGAAACCTAAGCAGAAAATCTGTATAGAG ATTTGGGGAAGAGGTTTGCTATTCGACTCCTTCATGGGAAGGGCTCATCTTCAAACAGGGGCCAGTGAACGAGGACGGACCAGAGTGATTGAACTGCAAGGTGGTCAGTCTCGTGGCTGCATCTATGTAGAGACTTCCACCAGTCAGTGCCTGACAGACTTATGA